Proteins encoded by one window of Amaranthus tricolor cultivar Red isolate AtriRed21 chromosome 4, ASM2621246v1, whole genome shotgun sequence:
- the LOC130810534 gene encoding uncharacterized protein LOC130810534, with product MEEINNEISSSSSSRKNRGRARFSVDEGGDSSVECSGKHCRSCSATLLADCVAMCCCPLALVSLLALAFVKIPYLAATKCLRKRKKNKRECNKIDQVINNSVDYHNHHHIRDINLISGRLSHTKSDIIFEFGKDNNNDDQQVEERKSFCAAFEADKVLFELYQVGHLGFGRVSFTGIQSFSKENQGSLISNSPLRS from the exons ATGGAAGAGATCAACAAtgaaatatcatcatcatcatcatcgagGAAGAATCGGGGTCGAGCTCGATTCTCAGTGGATGAAGGTGGGGATTCATCAGTAGAATGTTCAGGGAAACATTGTAGATCATGTTCTGCAACACTGCTAGCTGATTGTGTTGCTATGTGTTGCTGTCCTCTAGCCCTTGTCAGTCTCTTGGCTCTAGCATTTGTTAAAATACCTTATTTAGCTGCAACTAAATGTTtaaggaaaaggaagaaaaacaagagagaatgcaacaaaattgatcaagtAATAAATAATAGTGTTGattatcataatcatcatcatattagagatattaatctCATTTCTGGGAGATTAAGTCACACTAAATCAGACATTATCTTTGAATTTggaaaagataataataatgatgatcaaCAAGTGGAAGAAAGGAAAAGTTTCTGTGCTGCCTTTGAAGCTGATAAAGTCTTGTTTGAGTTGTATCAAGTGGGTCATCTGGGTTTTGGTAGGGTGTCTTTTACTGGGATTCAATCTTTTTCCAAGGAAAATCAGgg ATCCCTAATCTCAAATTCACCGTTGAGGAGTTGA